A single window of Paroedura picta isolate Pp20150507F chromosome 8, Ppicta_v3.0, whole genome shotgun sequence DNA harbors:
- the XXYLT1 gene encoding xyloside xylosyltransferase 1, giving the protein MGRWGGWRRRGRVGPAAWAALAAGAALAVGALYWAGVGGPAWGGALGGGSGGDVHVLLVLARAERGGALRAKGEAAVRSLVRLARLPPGRALVLHLLADAPSQPLGRALLRAALRGAPFRSQVVVHDVEAVTARLLPTVQALQRLFSAGAGAYYGHAIFFLSVALHRALPHEISRIIQVDLDVEYRANIQELFEEFDNFPEGAVIGIAREMQPVYRHIFWQYRQEHPGTKVGEPPPDGLPGFNSGVLLLNLDAMRQSALYNRLLEPEAAWHLAEKYHFKGHLGDQDFFTLAGMEHPELFHVLDCTWNRQLCSWWRDHGYSEVFDRYFQCEGPVKIYHGNCNTPIPTE; this is encoded by the exons ATGGGGCGCTGGGGGGGGTGGCGGCGCCGGGGGCGCGTGGGCCCGGCGGCGTGGGCCGCgctggcggcgggggcggcgctGGCGGTGGGCGCCTTGTACTGGGCGGGGGTCGGCGGGCCGGCCTGGGGGGGCGCCCTGGGGGGGGGCTCGGGCGGCGACGTGCACGTGCTGCTGGTGCTGGCGCGGGCGGAGCGCGGCGGGGCGCTGCGGGCCAAGGGCGAGGCGGCGGTGCGCTCCCTGGTGCGGCTGGCACGGCTGCCCCCCGGCCGCGCGCTCGTCCTCCACCTCCTGGCCGACGCCCCCAGCCAGCCCCTCGGACGGGCCCTCCTGCGCGCCGCCCTCCGAGGAGCCCCCTTCCGCTCCCAG GTGGTCGTGCACGACGTGGAGGCGGTGACGGCGCGGCTGCTGCCCACCGTGCAAGCCCTGCAGCGGCTCTTCAGCGCGGGCGCCGGCGCCTACTACGGCCACGCCATCTTCTTCCTCTCGGTCGCCCTGCACCGCGCCCTGCCCCACG AGATTTCACGGATCATTCAGGTGGACCTGGACGTGGAGTACCGGGCCAACATCCAAGAGCTGTTTGAAGAATTTGACAATTTCCCGGAAGGAGCTGTGATTGGCATTGCTCGGGAGATGCAGCCTGTCTACAG gcATATCTTTTGGCAGTACCGCCAGGAGCACCCTGGGACTAAAGTTGGGGAGCCTCCCCCAGACGGGCTGCCCGGCTTCAACAGCGGCGTCCTGCTGCTGAACTTGGACGCCATGCGCCAGTCTGCGCTCTACAACCGCCTGCTAGAGCCGGAGGCAGCGTGGCACTTGGCAGAGAAGTACCATTTCAAGGGTCACCTCGGAGACCAGGACTTCTTCACGCTGGCCGGCATGGAGCACCCGGAATTGTTCCACGTGCTAGACTGCACCTGGAACAGGCAGCTCTGCTCTTGGTGGCGGGACCACGGCTACAGTGAGGTCTTTGACCGCTATTTCCAGTGTGAGGGCCCCGTCAAGATCTACCACGGCAATTGCAACACGCCGATCCCCACAGAGTAG